The following coding sequences lie in one Mycobacterium sp. Z3061 genomic window:
- a CDS encoding DUF427 domain-containing protein, with protein sequence MSRWPKPDVAGPGQESVWDYPRPPRLEDFAGSITIELGGQQIASTQRAWRVLETSHPPTYYLPREAFAEGVLRPAVGSSWCEWKGQASYFDLVTPARVAPRAAWTYPRPTAGFEPIAGAIAVMAAQVDRCTVNGEEVIPQPGGFYGGWITSWIVGPFKGIPGSMGW encoded by the coding sequence ATGAGTCGTTGGCCGAAGCCGGATGTTGCGGGCCCGGGGCAGGAATCGGTGTGGGACTATCCCCGCCCGCCGCGGCTGGAAGACTTCGCCGGTTCGATCACCATCGAGTTGGGTGGTCAGCAGATCGCGTCGACCCAGCGCGCCTGGCGGGTGCTGGAGACCAGTCACCCGCCGACCTATTACCTGCCCCGGGAAGCGTTCGCCGAAGGTGTGCTGCGGCCCGCGGTCGGTTCCTCGTGGTGTGAATGGAAGGGCCAGGCCAGCTACTTCGACCTGGTGACGCCCGCGCGGGTCGCTCCGCGCGCGGCCTGGACCTACCCGCGGCCCACGGCCGGGTTCGAGCCGATCGCCGGCGCGATCGCGGTGATGGCCGCGCAGGTGGACCGCTGCACCGTCAACGGCGAAGAGGTGATTCCGCAACCCGGCGGGTTCTACGGGGGCTGGATCACCAGCTGGATCGTCGGCCCGTTCAAGGGAATTCCGGGATCGATGGGTTGGTAG
- a CDS encoding SRPBCC family protein: protein MTFSVNRIVAAPPQAAWDLLVDLDAWPRWGPSISGAELDQPGRRLGPGVTGTVQTALLVRLPFVVTDFEPGRCWAWKVAGVPATWHRVDPADGGARVTFGVPWWAPAYLAVCEIALRRIEKLLT, encoded by the coding sequence ATGACGTTCAGTGTGAATCGGATCGTTGCCGCGCCCCCGCAGGCGGCGTGGGACCTGCTCGTCGACCTGGATGCCTGGCCGCGCTGGGGGCCGTCGATCAGCGGCGCCGAACTCGACCAGCCGGGGAGGCGCCTGGGTCCGGGTGTCACCGGCACGGTCCAGACGGCGCTGCTCGTGCGACTGCCGTTCGTCGTCACCGATTTCGAACCCGGCAGGTGCTGGGCCTGGAAGGTGGCCGGGGTTCCGGCCACCTGGCACCGGGTGGATCCGGCGGACGGCGGCGCACGGGTCACCTTCGGGGTGCCGTGGTGGGCTCCCGCCTACCTGGCCGTGTGCGAGATCGCGCTACGCCGCATCGAGAAGCTGCTGACCTGA
- a CDS encoding cryptochrome/photolyase family protein, with protein sequence MSADVRRWCFADQLGPHFLDDPAQPVLLIESQAVFARRRFHRRKAHLVLSALRHRAAELGEQAVFLQTSSYREALDQLKEPVSVCQPTSWAADRFVRSLPSVDVLPARGFCTSREDFDEWAKSQRTMRMENFYRGARRRFDLLMDGDQPVEGRWNFDADNREPAPKNAEGLGVPPPWQPEEDEIDEQVRADLDRWERDGEVSFVGRDGPREFAVTAAEAQQALKVFVRERLPYFGPHEDAMLTGDRFMAHSLLSAPMNLGLLDPLDCAYAAEDAYRSGDAPISSVEGYIRQLIGWRDYIWHVYWHFGRNYRHRNALHAKAALPTWFTELDADAVEANCLSDVLAQVRDHGWVHHIPRLMVLSNYALQRGWDPAAVTDWFHQSFVDGYDWVMVANVVGMSLHADGGLMATKPYASGGAYINRMSDYCGGCRYQPSKRVGEHACPFTGGYWWFLARNAEELGRNRRMAQPMAGLGRLKDLDEVVAQQRRLADGPP encoded by the coding sequence ATGAGCGCCGACGTCCGGCGGTGGTGCTTCGCCGATCAACTCGGCCCCCATTTTCTGGACGATCCGGCCCAGCCGGTGCTGCTGATCGAGTCGCAGGCGGTGTTCGCGCGTCGCCGTTTCCACCGGCGCAAGGCTCATCTGGTGCTCTCGGCGCTGCGCCACCGGGCGGCTGAACTCGGTGAGCAGGCCGTGTTTCTGCAGACGAGCAGCTATCGGGAGGCACTCGATCAGCTCAAGGAGCCGGTCAGCGTATGCCAGCCCACCTCGTGGGCGGCCGACCGGTTCGTCCGGTCGCTGCCGTCGGTCGACGTGCTGCCCGCCCGGGGGTTCTGCACCAGCCGGGAGGATTTCGACGAGTGGGCGAAATCACAGCGCACCATGCGCATGGAGAACTTCTACCGCGGCGCACGCCGCCGGTTCGACCTGTTGATGGACGGCGACCAGCCCGTCGAGGGCCGCTGGAATTTCGACGCCGACAATCGCGAGCCCGCCCCCAAGAATGCCGAGGGCTTGGGCGTACCCCCGCCTTGGCAGCCCGAGGAGGACGAGATCGACGAACAGGTCCGCGCCGACCTGGACCGCTGGGAGCGCGACGGGGAGGTGTCGTTCGTCGGACGCGACGGCCCGCGGGAGTTCGCCGTCACCGCTGCGGAAGCGCAGCAGGCGCTGAAAGTCTTTGTCCGCGAACGGCTGCCGTACTTCGGCCCGCATGAGGACGCCATGCTCACCGGCGACCGCTTCATGGCCCACAGCCTGCTCTCGGCGCCGATGAACCTGGGCCTGCTGGACCCGCTGGACTGCGCCTACGCCGCCGAGGATGCCTACCGCAGCGGCGACGCGCCGATCAGCAGCGTCGAGGGATATATCCGCCAGCTGATCGGCTGGCGCGACTACATCTGGCACGTCTACTGGCATTTCGGGCGAAACTACCGTCACCGCAACGCATTACATGCCAAAGCCGCATTGCCGACCTGGTTCACCGAACTTGACGCCGATGCGGTGGAAGCGAACTGCCTCTCCGACGTGCTGGCGCAGGTCCGCGACCACGGCTGGGTCCACCACATCCCGCGCCTGATGGTGCTGTCCAACTATGCGCTGCAACGGGGTTGGGACCCAGCCGCTGTCACTGACTGGTTCCACCAATCCTTCGTCGACGGCTACGACTGGGTGATGGTGGCCAATGTGGTCGGCATGTCGTTGCACGCCGACGGCGGATTGATGGCCACCAAGCCGTATGCGTCCGGCGGCGCCTACATCAACCGCATGAGCGACTACTGCGGCGGCTGCCGCTACCAGCCCAGCAAGCGGGTCGGCGAGCACGCCTGCCCGTTCACCGGCGGCTACTGGTGGTTTCTGGCGCGCAACGCCGAGGAGCTGGGACGCAACCGGCGGATGGCGCAACCGATGGCGGGGCTGGGCAGGCTGAAGGACCTGGACGAGGTGGTGGCCCAGCAGCGTCGCCTCGCCGACGGTCCCCCATAA